The Glycine soja cultivar W05 chromosome 8, ASM419377v2, whole genome shotgun sequence genome has a window encoding:
- the LOC114422187 gene encoding copper-transporting ATPase PAA1, chloroplastic-like isoform X2: MSSSLSIPIPFPIAMDSASSLTVTQIALFKPLKQKHHFVRGRVSVIRPLHRRLNSVSPPRCSSAGDDAVITLHVGGMMCEGCTNSVKKILESRPQVLSAHVNLTSETATVSLVPEQKTAPDGLKQLGEELAQHLTTCGFTSTLRDQEDSS; encoded by the exons ATGTCTTCTTCTCTTTCAATTCCGATTCCATTTCCGATCGCAATGGATTCTGCGTCGTCTTTGACGGTGACACAGATAGCGCTTTTCAAACCTCTGAAGCAGAAGCATCATTTCGTCAGAGGCAGAGTCAGTGTTATTAGACCACTTCATCGCCGCCTCAACTCCGTTTCGCCTCCGCGGTGCTCTTCCGCCGGTGACGACGCCGTCATTACTCTCCATGTTGGG GGAATGATGTGCGAGGGATGTACAAATAGCGTCAAAAAAATTCTAGAAAGCCGA CCGCAAGTGTTATCTGCTCATGTAAATTTGACATCCGAGACAGCAACCGTTTCCCTTGTGCCTGAACAAAAAACTGCACCAGATGGTCTAAAGCAATTGGGGGAGGAACTTGCACAGCATTTAACTACATGTGGTTTTACTTCTACCCTTCGAg ATCAAGAAGATAGCAGCTGA
- the LOC114422187 gene encoding copper-transporting ATPase PAA1, chloroplastic-like isoform X1: protein MSSSLSIPIPFPIAMDSASSLTVTQIALFKPLKQKHHFVRGRVSVIRPLHRRLNSVSPPRCSSAGDDAVITLHVGGMMCEGCTNSVKKILESRPQVLSAHVNLTSETATVSLVPEQKTAPDGLKQLGEELAQHLTTCGFTSTLRVTDQEDSS from the exons ATGTCTTCTTCTCTTTCAATTCCGATTCCATTTCCGATCGCAATGGATTCTGCGTCGTCTTTGACGGTGACACAGATAGCGCTTTTCAAACCTCTGAAGCAGAAGCATCATTTCGTCAGAGGCAGAGTCAGTGTTATTAGACCACTTCATCGCCGCCTCAACTCCGTTTCGCCTCCGCGGTGCTCTTCCGCCGGTGACGACGCCGTCATTACTCTCCATGTTGGG GGAATGATGTGCGAGGGATGTACAAATAGCGTCAAAAAAATTCTAGAAAGCCGA CCGCAAGTGTTATCTGCTCATGTAAATTTGACATCCGAGACAGCAACCGTTTCCCTTGTGCCTGAACAAAAAACTGCACCAGATGGTCTAAAGCAATTGGGGGAGGAACTTGCACAGCATTTAACTACATGTGGTTTTACTTCTACCCTTCGAg TGACAGATCAAGAAGATAGCAGCTGA
- the LOC114422190 gene encoding potassium transporter 7-like translates to MAEEINGGTSMDSTESRWVIQDEDEDASDLENFDADLRFRRHAGVVDSEDEDDNAEQRLIRTGPRIDSFDVEALEVPGAAHRTDYEDISVGKKIVLAFQTLGVVFGDVGTSPLYTFSVMFRKAPINGNEDILGALSLVLYTLILIPLVKYVLVVLWANDDGEGGTFALYSLICRHAKVSLLPNQLPSDARISSFRLKVPSPELERSLKIKERLENSLTLKKTLLFFVLAGTSMVIANGVVTPAMSVLSSVGGLKVGVDAIKKDEVVMISVACLIILFSVQKYGTSKMGLAVGPALFLWFCSLAGIGIYNLVKYDSSVLRAFNPIHIYYFFKRNSTKAWYSLGGCLLSATGSEAMFADLCYFSVRSVQLSFVFLVLPCLLLGYLGQAAYLMENHADAGQAFFSSVPSGAFWPTFLIANIAALIASRAMTTATFSCIKQSTALGCFPRLKIIHTSRKFMGQIYIPVINWFLLALSLVLVCTISSIDEIGNAYGIAELGVMMMTTILATLVMLLIWQIHIIIVLSFVVVFLGLELTFFSSVLWSVTDGSWIILVFAIIMFLIMYVWNYGSNLKYETEVKQRLSTDLMQELGCNLGTIRAPGIGLLYNELVKGIPAIFGHFLTTLPAIHSMIIFVSIKYVPVPMVPQSERFLFRRVCPKSYHIFRCIARYGYKDVRKENHQTFEQLLIESLEKFIRREAQERSLESDGDGDTGSEDEYPNSRVLIAPNGSVYSLGVPLLAGFKDTSNPVLEESTLDVISPVSTDPLVFDAEQSLESELSFIHKAKESGVVYLLGHGDIRARKESWFIKKLVINYFYAFLRKNCRRGITTLSVPHSHLMQVSMTYMV, encoded by the exons ATGGCCGAGGAGATCAATGGCGGAACGTCCATGGACTCCACCGAATCGCGGTGGGTTATCCAGGACGAGGACGAGGACGCGTCGGATTTGGAGAACTTCGACGCTGATTTGAGATTTAGACGCCACGCTGGCGTGGTGGATTCCGAGGACGAAGATGATAACGCGGAACAGAGACTCATTCGCACTGGTCCTCGCATCGATTCCTTCGACGTCGAGGCTCTTGAAGTTCCCGGTGCTGCTCATAGAACTGACTATGAG GACATCAGTGTGGGTAAGAAAATTGTATTGGCTTTTCAGACACTTGGTGTTGTCTTTGGTGATGTGGGAACAAGTCCATTATATACGTTCAGTGTTATGTTTAGAAAGGCCCCTATTAATGGAAATGAAGACATTCTTGGAGCTTTATCACTTGTCTTGTACACTTTAATCTTGATTCCTTTAGTGAAGTACGTCCTGGTGGTTCTGTGGGCCAATGATGACGGTGAag GTGGTACTTTTGCCTTGTACTCCTTGATCTGTCGTCATGCTAAGGTGAGTCTTCTCCCCAATCAGTTACCATCCGATGCCCGTATATCAAGCTTTAGGCTGAAGGTGCCATCCCCTGAGCTTGAAAGGTCATTAAAAATCAAGGAAAGACTTGAGAATTCTCTGACTCTGAAGAAGACTCTACTATTTTTCGTTCTTGCTGGTACTTCTATGGTTATTGCTAATGGTGTTGTTACACCAGCGATGTCAG TACTGTCATCTGTTGGTGGTTTAAAAGTTGGGGTAGATGCAATCAAGAAAG ATGAAGTGGTGATGATTTCAGTTGCCTGCCTTATCATTTTGTTCAGTGTACAAAAGTATGGAACAAGTAAAATGGGACTTGCAGTAGGACCTGCTTTGTTCTTATGGTTTTGTTCTCTTGCGGGCATCGGGATATATAATCTTGTCAAATATGACAGTAGTGTCTTGAGGGCATTTAATCCGATTCACATCTACTATTTCTTCAAGAGGAACTCAACTAAAGCATGGTATTCTCTAGGTGGTTGCCTTCTGAGTGCAACTG GTTCTGAGGCCATGTTTGCAGATCTTTGCTACTTTTCTGTACGTTCAGTTCAG CTTTCATTTGTCTTTCTTGTTTTGCCGTGCCTACTATTGGGTTATTTGGGTCAAGCTGCATACCTTATGGAAAACCATGCTGATGCTGGTCAagcctttttttcttctgttccAA GTGGTGCATTCTGGCCAACTTTCCTTATTGCTAACATTGCGGCACTTATTGCGAGTCGGGCTATGACAACAGCAACATTTTCATGTATAAAGCAATCAACTGCACTTGGTTGTTTCCCTCGTCTTAAAATCATTCATACTTCTCGGAAATTTATGGGCCAGATCTATATCCCTGTGATAAACTGGTTCCTCTTGGCTCTTTCCCTGGTGCTTGTCTGCACTATATCTAGCATTGACGAGATTGGAAATGCCTATG GCATTGCTGAGCTTGGGGTGATGATGATGACCACTATTTTAGCAACCCTTGTCATGCTTCTTATATGGCAGATACACATCATCATTGTGCTGAGTTTTGTGGTAGTCTTCTTGGGATtggaattaacttttttttcatctGTCCTGTGGAGTGTGACTGATGGAAGTTGGATTATATTGGTCTTTGCTATAATAATGTTTCTTATAATGTATGTATGGAATTATGGAAGCAATCTCAAGTACGAAACTGAAGTCAAGCAAAGGCTGTCGACGGATTTGATGCAAGAATTAGGTTGTAATCTAGGGACAATCCGGGCTCCTGGGATTGGTTTGCTTTATAATGAGTTGGTCAAAGGAATACCGGCAATTTTTGGCCATTTTCTGACCACACTTCCTGCAATACACTCCATGATTATATTTGTGAGTATCAAGTATGTTCCTGTTCCTATGGTGCCACAAAGTGAAAGGTTCCTTTTTCGGCGAGTCTGCCCCAAAAGCTACCATATATTTCGTTGTATTGCCAG GTATGGTTACAAAGATGTTCGGAAAGAAAATCACCAGACTTTTGAGCAGCTGCTGATTGAGAGCCTAGAGAAGTTTATACGTCGTGAGGCTCAGGAGAGGTCACTGGAGAGTGATGGGGATGGTGATACTGGTTCAGAGGATGAGTACCCTAATTCTAGGGTTCTCATAGCTCCCAATGGGAGCGTTTACTCACTTGGTGTTCCTCTTCTTGCTGGTTTTAAGGATACAAGCAACCCCGTTTTAGAAGAAAGCACATTAGACGTGATAAGCCCGGTATCCACTGATCCCCTGGTGTTTGATGCTGAGCAGAGCCTTGAGAGTGAGTTATCTTTTATTCATAAGGCTAAAGAATCTGGTGTTGTGTATCTTCTTGGTCATGGGGATATAAGAGCAAGGAAGGAGTCGTGGTTTATCAAGAAGTTagttataaactatttttatgcctttttgagAAAGAACTGCAGAAGGGGGATCACAACTTTAAGTGTACCACACTCACATTTGATGCAAGTTAGCATGACATACATGGTTTGA